A genomic region of Colletotrichum destructivum chromosome 1, complete sequence contains the following coding sequences:
- a CDS encoding Putative fungal transcription factor — protein sequence MPTRLEDAVGAAIKERCLKVWSDNQALRILRPIVADIDGTQAERLYFHRFRRVADTGLCNHVTNLTSFWSRLAPQLSHSDEAVKHAIVALGSAYHMYQTAPPPGGDGVTPRELEIFTIQQYSTAMSKLSSYAYVPMKDRITVTLLCCVSFVCIETLRNNWRPALMHLSNGLRIIESLPLSTLDKLRDPLPLHDRTGATESMLGMDYILRLFATWEVSCALFAENFKPVISIKLYEGRELDDTPLDEFETIMQAHRAIVQYTRDVFALVWLTREHQGDDEFWSQPLLCRQHGILMDKGDYLTGLFKRFMDRPQAPAGGTEEYYSVCLDMLHYKCARLLCQTLHQKPHQRQQSPDIVAQHADLVSTATLLHRRLAAKQRQTDTPSRSFTLDIGIIPPLYFILVACQDPAVQEKALGILRDYPQRENFWDGNSVRNLLITVGNVSYGPAHPFNDVPHSLAFGKGIPALYEQLQELHIRVEED from the coding sequence ATGCCGACTCGTCTCGAAGATGCCGTCGGGGCGGCCATCAAGGAACGCTGCCTAAAAGTCTGGTCCGATAACCAGGCCCTGCGCATATTGCGgcccatcgtcgccgacatcgacggaACACAAGCAGAGCGCCTTTACTTTCATCGGTTCCGTCGCGTAGCAGACACCGGCCTCTGCAATCACGTCACAAACCTCACCAGTTTCTGGAGCAGGCTTGCGCCGCAGCTCAGCCATTCTGATGAGGCTGTGAAGCatgccatcgtcgccctcggctcTGCGTACCACATGTATCAGACGGCACCCCCGCCCGGCGGGGACGGCGTAACGCCGCGCGAGCTCGAGATCTTCACGATCCAGCAATACAGCACCGCCATGTCCAAGCTCTCAAGCTACGCCTATGTACCGATGAAGGACAGGATCACCGTCACGCTATTGTGTTGCGTGTCGTTTGTATGCATCGAGACGTTGCGCAACAACTGGCGGCCGGCCCTGATGCACCTCTCAAACGGCTTGCGCATCATTGAGAGCCTTCCCCTGAGCACGCTCGACAAGCTACGGGATCCCCTGCCGCTCCATGACAGGACAGGGGCTACAGAGAGCATGTTGGGGATGGATTACATCCTTAGACTGTTCGCCACATGGGAGGTTTCCTGCGCGCTGTTCGCCGAGAACTTCAAGCCCGTCATCTCCATCAAGCTGTACGAGGGACGCGAACTGGACGACACGCCGCTGGACGAGTTCGAAACCATCATGCAGGCTCACCGAGCCATTGTACAGTACACGCGCGACGTCTTCGCCCTGGTCTGGTTGACTAGGGAACAtcaaggcgacgacgaatTTTGGTCTCAACCGCTTCTTTGCCGCCAGCACGGGATATTGATGGACAAGGGCGACTATCTGACCGGTCTCTTTAAGCGGTTTATGGACCGACCCCAAGCCCCGGCAGGCGGCACGGAAGAGTACTACTCCGTCTGTCTTGACATGCTTCATTACAAATGCGCACGGCTGCTGTGTCAGACGCTGCACCAGAAGCCCCATCAAAGACAGCAATCGCCTGACATCGTAGCTCAACACGCTGACTTGGTCTCAACAGCCACTCTCCTGCACCGAAGGCTAGCTGCCAAGCAGCGGCAAACGGACACACCTTCTCGGTCTTTCACTCTCGATATTGGCATCATTCCGCCTCTCTACTTTATTCTGGTTGCTTGCCAGGACCCGGCGGTGCAAGAAAAGGCTCTTGGGATTCTGCGAGACTACCCACAAAGGGAAAATTTCTGGGACGGCAACTCAGTACGCAACCTACTGATCACCGTCGGGAATGTTAGTTACGGACCGGCGCATCCCTTCAATGACGTCCCTCATTCTTTGGCGTTTGGGAAGGGAATACCCGCTCTCTACGAACAGCTGCAGGAACTGCATATCAGGGTTGAAGAGGATTGA